A genomic window from Synechococcus sp. CBW1107 includes:
- the mtnC gene encoding acireductone synthase — protein MNPPTSTPHTASGAEATDRSRTGIRHVLLDIEGTTCPVSFVADTLFPYARAHLEPFLRQHEQEPELQPLLCALNEAWHQAEDAAQEPLQPQHAAVEPPCLDQLCRFLQSLIDEDRKLTALKDLQGLIWKEGYATGALRAPLFADVAPTLKRWHATGLQLAVYSSGSVAAQQLLYEHSDSGDLRLLFGGWFDTRIGSKQDPGSYLRIADSLAAPASKILFVSDSLAELDAAHSSGLAVIFSNRPGNPEHDPGFHDQVTSLEQIELSL, from the coding sequence ATGAATCCTCCAACTTCCACACCCCATACGGCGTCAGGAGCTGAAGCAACCGATCGCTCACGAACTGGCATCAGGCATGTGCTACTCGACATCGAAGGCACCACCTGCCCGGTGAGCTTCGTGGCCGACACTCTCTTCCCCTATGCCAGGGCCCATCTGGAGCCCTTTCTGCGGCAGCACGAACAGGAACCTGAGCTGCAACCACTGCTCTGTGCTCTCAACGAGGCCTGGCACCAAGCCGAAGACGCAGCCCAGGAGCCCTTGCAGCCCCAACACGCAGCTGTCGAGCCTCCCTGTCTCGATCAACTCTGCCGTTTTCTCCAGTCTCTGATCGATGAAGACCGCAAGCTCACCGCCCTCAAGGATCTGCAGGGATTGATCTGGAAGGAGGGCTATGCCACTGGTGCGTTGCGTGCTCCGCTGTTTGCCGATGTGGCGCCGACTCTGAAGCGTTGGCACGCTACAGGACTTCAGTTGGCGGTCTATTCCTCAGGATCGGTCGCCGCTCAGCAACTCCTCTACGAGCACAGCGATTCCGGAGATCTGCGCCTGTTGTTCGGAGGTTGGTTCGACACACGGATCGGCAGTAAACAGGATCCGGGGAGCTATCTCAGGATTGCAGACTCTCTCGCTGCACCCGCATCGAAGATCCTGTTCGTGAGTGACTCTTTGGCCGAACTCGATGCCGCCCACAGCAGCGGCCTTGCCGTGATCTTCAGCAACAGACCAGGCAATCCCGAACATGATCCAGGGTTCCATGACCAGGTCACAAGTCTGGAGCAGATTGAGTTGTCACTCTGA